From Halomicrobium salinisoli, the proteins below share one genomic window:
- a CDS encoding CDP-alcohol phosphatidyltransferase family protein — protein MTLDRLRPLADRMLDPFVGAAARIGLTPDGISVVAMLMAVGAGTAFYLGGADPSWYLVGAVLVFLNGWLDLLDGALARETSTSSRAGDLLDHVLDRYADIVMLVGLAAGVARYDLGLAAVTGVLMTSYLGTQAQAVDLDRVYGGIVGRADRLALIGLTAFAAPFLGALAYGLGPVGWLLVFLAVVGHFTALQRFYYSMRALS, from the coding sequence ATGACGCTCGACAGACTCAGGCCCCTCGCGGACCGCATGCTCGACCCCTTCGTCGGCGCCGCCGCCAGGATCGGGCTCACGCCGGACGGCATCAGCGTCGTCGCGATGCTGATGGCCGTCGGCGCCGGGACGGCCTTCTACCTGGGCGGCGCCGACCCGTCGTGGTACCTCGTGGGCGCGGTCCTCGTGTTCCTGAACGGCTGGCTCGACCTGCTCGACGGCGCGCTCGCCCGCGAGACGTCCACCTCCTCGCGTGCGGGCGACCTGCTCGACCACGTGCTCGACCGGTACGCCGACATCGTGATGCTCGTCGGCCTGGCCGCGGGCGTCGCCCGCTACGACCTCGGCCTGGCTGCGGTGACGGGCGTGCTGATGACCTCCTACCTCGGCACGCAGGCCCAGGCGGTCGATCTGGACCGGGTGTACGGCGGTATCGTCGGCCGCGCCGACCGGCTGGCGCTGATCGGCCTGACCGCCTTCGCCGCGCCGTTCCTCGGCGCCCTCGCCTACGGCCTCGGCCCCGTCGGCTGGCTGCTCGTCTTCCTCGCCGTGGTCGGCCACTTCACCGCACTCCAGCGGTTCTACTACTCGATGCGGGCGCTCTCCTGA
- a CDS encoding adenylate kinase family protein, with translation MRVAVTGTPGTGKTTATERLETDLDVIHLNDVIREEGLSEGVDEERDSVVADMDAVAEWLDGRDDVVVDSHLAHNFDADRVVVLRAHPDEVVDRLTERGDSEAKALENAESEALDVILSGAVERHGRDAVYEVDTTDRDPDVVAAEIAAVIDGEREPSAGEVSFVEWI, from the coding sequence ATGCGCGTCGCCGTTACGGGCACCCCCGGGACGGGGAAGACGACGGCGACCGAGCGCCTGGAGACCGACCTCGACGTGATCCACCTCAACGACGTCATCCGCGAGGAGGGCCTCTCCGAGGGCGTCGACGAGGAGCGGGACAGCGTCGTCGCCGACATGGACGCCGTCGCGGAGTGGCTCGACGGCCGCGACGACGTCGTCGTCGACTCCCACCTCGCGCACAACTTCGACGCCGACCGCGTCGTCGTCCTGCGCGCCCACCCCGACGAGGTCGTCGACCGCCTCACCGAGCGGGGCGACTCCGAGGCAAAGGCGCTGGAGAACGCCGAGAGCGAGGCGCTGGACGTGATCCTCTCGGGGGCCGTCGAACGCCACGGCCGCGACGCCGTCTACGAGGTCGACACCACGGACCGGGACCCCGACGTCGTCGCCGCCGAGATCGCGGCCGTGATCGACGGCGAGCGCGAACCGAGCGCCGGCGAGGTCTCGTTCGTGGAGTGGATATGA
- a CDS encoding TIGR03571 family LLM class oxidoreductase has protein sequence MTEGHVNAGFERLFGTDDLTFGVGFPLTDSRESRPQVGEEMDLAARAEDLGYDALWARDVPLYWPRFGDAGQTFDPWTWLSHAAAHTDEIALGTASVVLPLRHPLHVAKEAASLDRISEGRFVMGIATGDRDPEFAAFDVDAGERGERFREHVDLLRTLWTEEFPDAEGSWGSLDGEMDLVPKPTAETVPMLPTGHARQETEWIAEHGDGWFFYHLPEDTLASYLDDWRAAAGEKPYAMAVRTELADDPGADPEPLHLGYRAGSEWYADYFRRLDDLGVDHVLVSTWSDDPERDLTRFAENVLERM, from the coding sequence GTGACAGAGGGCCACGTCAACGCCGGCTTCGAGCGCCTGTTCGGGACGGACGACCTCACGTTCGGCGTCGGGTTCCCGCTGACCGACTCCCGGGAGTCCCGGCCGCAGGTCGGCGAGGAGATGGACCTCGCCGCCCGCGCCGAGGACCTGGGCTACGACGCGCTGTGGGCACGGGACGTCCCGCTGTACTGGCCGCGCTTTGGCGACGCCGGCCAGACCTTCGACCCCTGGACCTGGCTGAGCCACGCCGCTGCGCACACCGACGAGATAGCGCTGGGCACCGCAAGCGTCGTCCTGCCGCTGCGACACCCGCTCCACGTCGCCAAGGAGGCGGCGTCGCTGGACCGCATCTCCGAGGGGCGGTTCGTCATGGGGATCGCGACGGGCGACCGCGACCCGGAGTTCGCCGCGTTCGACGTCGACGCCGGGGAGCGGGGCGAGCGGTTCCGCGAGCACGTCGACCTCCTGCGGACGCTCTGGACCGAGGAGTTCCCCGACGCCGAGGGGTCGTGGGGATCGCTCGACGGCGAGATGGACCTCGTGCCGAAGCCGACGGCGGAGACGGTGCCGATGCTTCCCACTGGCCACGCCCGTCAGGAGACGGAGTGGATCGCCGAGCACGGCGACGGCTGGTTCTTCTACCACCTCCCCGAGGACACGCTGGCGTCGTACCTCGACGACTGGCGGGCGGCCGCCGGCGAGAAGCCCTACGCGATGGCCGTCCGGACCGAACTCGCCGACGACCCGGGCGCCGACCCCGAGCCGCTCCACCTGGGCTACCGCGCCGGCAGCGAGTGGTACGCGGACTACTTCCGCCGGCTGGACGACCTGGGCGTCGACCACGTCCTCGTCTCGACGTGGAGCGACGACCCCGAGCGCGACCTGACCCGCTTCGCCGAGAACGTTCTCGAGCGGATGTAG
- a CDS encoding polysaccharide deacetylase family protein, protein MGDIDVAIGVDVDAVAGWLGSYGGEDSRADLSRGLSAGNEGVPRMLTVFENEGIDTSWYVPGHTIETFREEIQAVADAGHELGIHGYSHENPSDLSREQEAAIIEASIDLVEGVTGEKPVGHRASWWEFSENTAELLDEYDFLYDSSLMESEFEPRQVRTDDSWAKIDYDAAAESWMEPYEYGEELDVVEVPISWYRDDIPPMLFIKHPYYNTGYADPEMMHEKYYKAQFDYLYDRRGAGVYTLTIHPDVYGKPHMIPLLEDFIRYVKDHDRAEFRTVADVARKYEEDPSVYEPEGEFV, encoded by the coding sequence ATGGGAGACATCGACGTAGCGATCGGCGTCGACGTCGACGCCGTCGCCGGATGGCTCGGTTCGTACGGCGGCGAGGACTCGCGGGCCGACCTCTCTCGCGGCCTCTCGGCCGGCAACGAGGGCGTCCCGCGGATGCTCACCGTCTTCGAGAACGAGGGGATCGACACCTCGTGGTACGTGCCGGGACACACCATCGAGACGTTCCGCGAGGAGATCCAGGCCGTCGCCGACGCCGGCCACGAGCTCGGGATCCACGGGTACTCCCACGAGAACCCCAGCGACCTCTCGCGCGAGCAGGAGGCCGCCATCATCGAGGCGTCGATCGACCTGGTCGAGGGCGTGACCGGGGAGAAACCGGTGGGCCACCGCGCCAGCTGGTGGGAGTTCAGCGAGAACACGGCCGAGCTCCTCGACGAATACGACTTCCTCTACGACAGCAGTCTGATGGAGAGCGAGTTCGAGCCGCGACAGGTCCGGACTGACGACAGCTGGGCGAAGATCGACTACGACGCGGCGGCCGAGAGCTGGATGGAGCCCTACGAGTACGGCGAGGAACTCGACGTCGTCGAGGTGCCGATCAGCTGGTACCGCGACGACATCCCGCCGATGCTGTTCATCAAGCATCCCTACTACAACACGGGATACGCAGACCCCGAGATGATGCACGAGAAGTACTACAAGGCGCAGTTCGACTACCTCTACGACCGCCGCGGCGCCGGCGTCTACACGCTCACCATCCACCCCGACGTCTACGGGAAGCCCCACATGATCCCGCTGCTGGAGGACTTTATCCGGTACGTGAAGGACCACGACCGCGCCGAGTTCAGGACGGTCGCGGACGTCGCCCGGAAGTACGAGGAGGACCCGTCCGTGTACGAGCCGGAGGGCGAGTTCGTCTGA
- a CDS encoding CopD family protein, with protein sequence MDPVLAGVFAVHLLFAGLWTGSVLFVTYAVLPTAYDGDAEPGPLLRMTGKLTTISRASALLLLVTGGHLAATRYGFGALLESLRGNLVVAMVVLWFALAGLVEVGASRLRDGFEANKVRTPARDARSFFLAASVVAVLLLLDAGIILGL encoded by the coding sequence ATGGATCCCGTTCTGGCTGGGGTGTTCGCGGTGCACCTGCTGTTCGCCGGTCTGTGGACCGGCAGCGTACTGTTCGTGACCTACGCCGTCCTCCCGACGGCCTACGACGGCGACGCCGAGCCCGGCCCCCTTCTGCGGATGACCGGGAAGCTGACGACGATCTCGCGGGCCAGCGCCCTGCTGCTCCTGGTGACCGGCGGCCACCTCGCCGCGACCCGGTACGGCTTCGGGGCACTGCTGGAGAGCCTCCGCGGGAACCTCGTCGTCGCCATGGTCGTCCTCTGGTTCGCGCTGGCCGGCCTGGTCGAGGTCGGTGCGAGCAGGCTCCGGGACGGCTTCGAGGCGAACAAGGTGCGGACGCCGGCCCGCGACGCTCGATCGTTCTTCCTCGCCGCGTCGGTCGTCGCGGTCCTGCTGCTGCTCGACGCCGGGATCATCCTCGGGCTGTAA
- a CDS encoding fumarylacetoacetate hydrolase family protein, translating to MKRVRFRDSAGNVRGGRWTVEDGEPVVTAAAGPYGRIAFGDESYAPEEVDILPPCEPTKIVCVGRNYADHADEMDNEVPDRPLLFLKPPNTVASHDSTVTLLADKERIDYEAELGVVIGEQCKNVSAKNAEDVVAGYTCVNDLSNRDDQEKEQNWVRGKAFDNAAPIGPLVATPEHLSDDATIESRVNGETKQSASIDKLMFSVPELIEEITEYMTLEPGDVIATGTPEGVGPLTDGDEVEIEIEGVGTLKHTVRIP from the coding sequence ATGAAACGCGTCCGATTCCGGGACTCCGCCGGGAACGTCCGGGGCGGCCGGTGGACCGTCGAGGACGGCGAGCCGGTGGTCACCGCAGCGGCCGGACCCTACGGCCGGATCGCCTTCGGCGACGAGTCCTACGCCCCCGAGGAGGTCGACATCCTCCCGCCCTGCGAGCCCACCAAGATCGTCTGCGTCGGTCGGAACTACGCCGACCACGCCGACGAGATGGACAACGAGGTCCCCGACCGCCCGCTCCTGTTCCTGAAGCCGCCCAACACCGTCGCCAGCCACGACTCGACGGTCACGCTGCTGGCCGACAAGGAGCGCATCGACTACGAGGCCGAACTCGGCGTCGTCATCGGCGAGCAGTGCAAGAACGTCAGCGCCAAGAACGCCGAGGACGTCGTCGCGGGCTACACCTGCGTCAACGACCTCTCGAACCGCGACGACCAGGAGAAAGAGCAGAACTGGGTCCGCGGGAAGGCCTTCGACAACGCCGCGCCGATCGGCCCGCTCGTGGCCACCCCGGAGCACCTCTCCGACGACGCGACCATCGAGAGCCGCGTCAACGGCGAGACGAAGCAGTCCGCCTCCATCGACAAGCTCATGTTCTCCGTCCCGGAGCTGATCGAGGAGATCACCGAGTACATGACCCTCGAACCGGGCGACGTCATCGCGACCGGGACCCCGGAGGGCGTCGGCCCGCTGACCGACGGCGACGAGGTCGAGATCGAGATCGAGGGCGTCGGGACGCTGAAACACACCGTCCGGATTCCCTAA
- a CDS encoding asparaginase, with translation MPPTVTVLGTGGTIASTEGEAGATPTLSPDALLDAVPEIEEHADLTAEQVAQTPSFAVDFATLDDLRRAVREAAAATDAVVVTHGTDTMEESAYYLDLTLDVDAPVVFTGAQRTADELSADGPANLLTAVRAATDERVRDAGGVYVAFDEALHAARDATKAHTRKLAAFASPGTGPVATFTREDVRFHREPGSRSGSIPVDQGGSEEGDAGPTVEMVKSAVGVDGGGIERAVERGVDGIVLEATGAGNATAEIGDAVAAAIDEGTPVVVTSRSYEGPVAPIYGTPGGGQTLRDHGAIFAGDLPAHKARLKLRLALRETTDVEELRAYFEDD, from the coding sequence GTGCCACCAACTGTCACAGTCCTCGGAACCGGCGGGACCATCGCGTCGACGGAGGGCGAGGCGGGAGCGACGCCGACGCTCTCGCCCGACGCGCTGCTCGACGCCGTGCCGGAGATCGAAGAGCACGCCGACCTGACGGCCGAACAGGTCGCCCAGACGCCGAGCTTCGCCGTGGACTTCGCGACCCTCGACGACCTGCGTCGGGCCGTCCGCGAGGCGGCCGCGGCCACCGACGCCGTCGTCGTCACCCACGGTACCGACACGATGGAGGAGTCGGCCTACTACCTCGACCTGACGCTGGACGTCGACGCGCCGGTGGTGTTCACGGGGGCCCAGCGCACCGCCGACGAACTGAGCGCGGACGGGCCGGCCAACCTGCTGACCGCGGTCCGGGCCGCGACCGACGAGCGGGTCCGCGACGCCGGCGGCGTCTACGTCGCGTTCGACGAGGCGCTCCACGCGGCCCGGGACGCCACGAAGGCCCACACCCGGAAGCTCGCGGCCTTCGCGTCCCCCGGGACCGGACCCGTGGCGACGTTCACCCGCGAGGACGTCCGGTTCCACCGCGAGCCCGGGAGCCGGTCGGGGTCGATCCCCGTCGATCAGGGAGGGTCGGAGGAGGGGGACGCCGGCCCCACCGTGGAGATGGTGAAAAGCGCCGTCGGGGTCGACGGCGGCGGCATCGAACGCGCCGTGGAGCGGGGTGTCGACGGAATCGTGCTGGAGGCGACGGGCGCCGGCAACGCGACGGCGGAGATCGGCGACGCGGTGGCGGCGGCTATCGACGAGGGGACACCCGTCGTCGTGACGTCGCGGAGTTACGAGGGGCCCGTCGCGCCGATTTACGGCACGCCCGGCGGCGGACAGACGCTCCGCGACCACGGCGCTATCTTCGCCGGGGACCTCCCCGCCCACAAGGCGCGGCTGAAGCTCCGCCTCGCGCTCCGCGAGACGACGGACGTCGAGGAATTGCGGGCGTACTTCGAGGACGACTGA
- a CDS encoding ArsR/SmtB family transcription factor: MSKPLLPEDSVLDLADYLAMQRAIGNETRFRILRTLARNGDLSATELRETLDVEANNLHYHLDELVDVGLVQNRKRSEPDRDGLYSYYRVSPLGETMLDHGVEELLRRGQRGFDRREKPR; the protein is encoded by the coding sequence ATGTCAAAGCCGCTGCTGCCCGAGGACAGCGTCCTCGATCTGGCGGACTACCTGGCGATGCAGCGCGCCATCGGCAACGAGACGCGGTTCCGGATCCTCCGGACGCTCGCCCGGAACGGGGACCTGAGCGCGACGGAGCTACGCGAGACGCTCGACGTCGAAGCGAACAACCTCCACTACCACCTCGACGAGCTGGTCGACGTCGGCCTCGTGCAGAACCGCAAGCGGTCCGAGCCGGACCGGGACGGGCTGTACTCCTACTACCGCGTCAGCCCGCTCGGCGAGACGATGCTCGACCACGGCGTCGAGGAGCTCCTGCGGCGCGGGCAGCGAGGCTTCGACCGAAGGGAGAAGCCTCGATAA
- the hisC gene encoding histidinol-phosphate transaminase, whose amino-acid sequence MQPRDLSDHAVYRAGRGIEEVARDLGLDPDDLVKLSSNENMFGPSPRAVEAIRESAATMHSYPKASHADLTEALAEEWDVSDEQIWLANGGDGALDYLARAMLEPGDPVLVPNPGFAYYPMSARYHHGTVREYALSKDDDFAQTAETVLADYDGERIVYVTSPHNPTGSEMPTEEVRTLAEETDEETLVVVDEAYGEFTDSPSKRPLLSERDDVALLKTFSKLYGLAGVRLGYAVVPEEWADAYARINTPFAASELACRAGLAALSDDDHVEETVETARWVRDYYHENLNARTWESGGNFVLAEVGDAAAVADAAQREGVIVRDCSSFGLPECVRVTCGTREDARRAVAVLNEVLDR is encoded by the coding sequence ATGCAACCACGGGACCTCTCCGACCACGCCGTCTACCGGGCGGGGCGGGGGATCGAGGAGGTCGCCCGGGACCTCGGACTGGACCCGGACGACCTCGTGAAGCTCTCGTCGAACGAGAACATGTTCGGCCCGAGCCCGCGCGCCGTCGAGGCCATCCGCGAGTCCGCAGCGACCATGCACTCCTACCCGAAGGCCTCCCACGCGGACCTCACCGAGGCCCTCGCCGAGGAGTGGGACGTCAGCGACGAGCAGATCTGGCTGGCCAACGGGGGCGACGGCGCGCTGGACTACCTCGCGCGCGCCATGCTCGAACCGGGCGATCCGGTGCTCGTGCCCAACCCGGGCTTCGCCTACTACCCGATGAGCGCGCGGTACCACCACGGCACCGTCCGGGAGTACGCGCTGTCGAAGGACGACGACTTCGCACAGACCGCCGAGACCGTCCTCGCGGACTACGACGGCGAGCGCATCGTCTACGTCACGAGCCCGCACAACCCGACCGGCTCGGAGATGCCGACCGAGGAGGTCCGGACCCTCGCGGAGGAGACCGACGAGGAGACCCTGGTCGTCGTCGACGAGGCCTACGGTGAGTTCACGGACTCGCCGAGCAAGCGCCCGCTGCTTTCCGAACGGGACGACGTCGCCCTCCTGAAGACGTTCTCAAAGCTCTACGGCCTGGCCGGGGTCCGCCTGGGCTACGCCGTCGTCCCCGAGGAGTGGGCCGACGCCTACGCCCGGATCAACACGCCCTTCGCGGCGAGCGAACTCGCCTGCCGCGCCGGCCTCGCAGCGCTTTCGGACGACGACCACGTCGAGGAGACCGTCGAGACCGCCCGGTGGGTGCGAGACTACTACCACGAGAACCTGAACGCCCGCACGTGGGAGAGCGGGGGCAACTTCGTCCTCGCGGAGGTGGGCGACGCCGCGGCCGTCGCCGACGCCGCCCAGCGAGAGGGCGTCATCGTCCGGGACTGCTCCAGTTTCGGCCTGCCGGAGTGCGTCCGCGTCACCTGCGGCACGCGCGAGGACGCGCGCCGCGCGGTCGCGGTGCTCAACGAGGTGCTCGACCGATGA
- a CDS encoding GMC family oxidoreductase — protein MADRTPAPRQDVCVVGAGPAGSLVAHRLASAGYDVTVLEAGPRFDGDREERMERAIRPDRGDVWEMGGQRDAFSASGEQFYPLNAARVKGVGGSTLHWQGMVMRLHEADFAGGLPNDDPAWPLDYEDLRPYYAEAERALGVAGSSENPFAPPREEPHPMPAFEPSYSDSLFAEACERLGIATHAVPNARNSEGYDGRSACVGYGTCQPVCPSGAKYSADNHAEKAEDEGARIVDRAPVQRLETDGEGRVEAAVYATPDGEEHRQPAREFVLAAGGVEIPRLLLLSRSTDHPDGLANSSGAVGRYFMEHLFAGAGGTLDRETRQNHVGFITSETHQFYDDPGQAVERDGETVVPAAGDESLSPIKLEFLNYAGPSPVELAVDADDWGDSLLSDLRDAYGNHVAMGGLVGQPPRAENRVTLDTETTDDHGNPVPDIQWSWGPRAKRTLSRANEVQTAVLDELGAEIGWTAGPESTGPAFHHMGTTRMGTDPSESVVNPRLRTHDVANLWVASSSVFPTAGSMNPTLTIAALALKCADHLDERL, from the coding sequence ATGGCCGACAGGACGCCCGCGCCGCGGCAGGACGTCTGCGTCGTCGGCGCGGGGCCGGCGGGGTCGCTCGTGGCGCACCGGCTCGCCAGCGCGGGCTACGACGTGACCGTCCTCGAGGCGGGCCCGCGCTTCGACGGCGACCGCGAGGAGCGCATGGAGCGGGCGATCCGGCCCGACCGCGGCGACGTCTGGGAGATGGGGGGCCAGCGCGACGCCTTCTCCGCGTCGGGCGAGCAGTTCTACCCGCTCAACGCCGCCCGCGTGAAGGGCGTCGGCGGGTCGACGCTGCACTGGCAGGGGATGGTGATGCGCCTCCACGAGGCGGACTTCGCCGGCGGCCTGCCCAACGACGACCCGGCGTGGCCGCTCGACTACGAGGACCTGCGGCCCTACTACGCCGAGGCCGAGCGGGCGCTGGGGGTCGCCGGCTCCTCGGAGAACCCCTTCGCGCCGCCCCGCGAGGAGCCCCATCCGATGCCCGCGTTCGAGCCGTCCTACAGCGACTCGCTGTTCGCCGAGGCCTGCGAGCGCCTGGGCATCGCCACCCACGCGGTACCCAACGCCCGCAACTCGGAGGGCTACGACGGCCGGAGCGCCTGCGTCGGCTACGGCACCTGCCAGCCCGTCTGCCCCTCGGGCGCGAAGTACAGCGCGGACAACCACGCCGAGAAGGCCGAGGACGAGGGCGCCCGGATCGTCGACCGCGCGCCGGTCCAGCGCCTGGAGACCGACGGCGAGGGCCGCGTCGAAGCGGCGGTCTACGCCACGCCCGACGGCGAGGAGCACCGCCAGCCCGCCCGCGAGTTCGTCCTCGCCGCCGGCGGCGTCGAGATCCCCCGCCTCCTGCTGCTCTCGCGCTCGACGGACCACCCCGACGGCCTGGCGAACTCCTCTGGCGCGGTGGGCCGGTACTTCATGGAGCACCTGTTCGCCGGTGCCGGCGGGACGCTGGACCGGGAGACCCGGCAGAACCACGTCGGCTTCATCACCAGCGAGACCCACCAGTTCTACGACGACCCCGGCCAGGCCGTCGAGCGCGACGGGGAGACGGTTGTCCCGGCGGCCGGCGACGAGTCCCTGTCGCCGATCAAACTGGAGTTCCTCAACTACGCCGGCCCCTCGCCCGTCGAACTCGCCGTCGACGCCGACGACTGGGGCGACTCGCTGCTCTCCGACCTCCGGGACGCGTACGGCAACCACGTCGCCATGGGGGGCCTGGTGGGGCAGCCGCCCCGGGCCGAGAACCGCGTGACGCTCGACACCGAGACCACCGACGACCACGGCAATCCCGTCCCCGACATCCAGTGGTCGTGGGGGCCGCGCGCGAAGCGGACGCTCTCGCGGGCGAACGAGGTCCAGACCGCCGTCCTCGACGAACTGGGCGCCGAGATCGGGTGGACGGCCGGACCGGAGAGCACCGGCCCGGCCTTCCACCACATGGGCACCACGCGGATGGGGACCGATCCGTCCGAGAGCGTCGTGAACCCCCGCCTGCGGACTCACGACGTGGCGAACCTGTGGGTCGCCTCCTCCAGCGTCTTCCCGACGGCCGGGTCGATGAACCCGACGCTCACCATCGCCGCGCTCGCGCTGAAGTGCGCCGACCACCTCGACGAGCGGCTCTAG
- a CDS encoding NAD(P)-binding domain-containing protein — MRLLVVGAGAMGRWFAEAAAGEGDEVAFADADPDAARAAAEAVGGRAVDAPDEGSFDLVCVAVPLPAAADVIAEYADVAARAICDVTGSMHDPVGAMREHCPDCERASLHPLFAPENAPGAVAAVVDESGPLTETVRERLDDRGNEVFDTTPAEHDEAMETVQARAHAAVLAFAMAAEEVPDAFHTPISEGLFDLVEGVTGGEARVYADIQAAFDGADDVADAARRIADADQEAFAELYEQL; from the coding sequence ATGAGACTGCTCGTCGTCGGTGCGGGGGCGATGGGACGGTGGTTCGCGGAGGCCGCGGCGGGCGAGGGGGACGAAGTGGCGTTCGCCGACGCCGATCCGGACGCGGCCAGGGCGGCCGCCGAGGCCGTCGGCGGCCGCGCCGTCGACGCGCCGGACGAGGGGTCTTTCGACCTCGTCTGCGTCGCCGTCCCGCTCCCGGCCGCGGCCGACGTGATCGCCGAGTACGCGGACGTCGCGGCGCGGGCGATCTGCGACGTGACGGGGAGCATGCACGACCCCGTCGGGGCCATGCGCGAGCACTGCCCCGACTGCGAGCGGGCGAGCCTCCACCCGCTGTTCGCCCCGGAGAACGCGCCGGGTGCGGTCGCCGCCGTCGTCGACGAGTCCGGCCCGCTCACCGAGACCGTCCGGGAGCGACTCGACGACCGGGGCAACGAGGTGTTCGACACCACGCCCGCCGAGCACGACGAGGCGATGGAGACGGTACAGGCGCGCGCCCACGCGGCCGTCCTCGCGTTCGCGATGGCCGCCGAGGAGGTGCCCGACGCGTTCCACACGCCCATCTCCGAGGGCCTGTTCGACCTCGTCGAGGGGGTGACCGGCGGCGAGGCCCGCGTCTACGCGGACATCCAGGCCGCCTTCGACGGTGCCGACGACGTGGCCGACGCCGCCCGGCGCATCGCCGACGCCGACCAGGAGGCCTTCGCGGAGCTCTACGAACAACTATGA
- the tpiA gene encoding triose-phosphate isomerase: MFVLVNLKAYPCDPIEVAEAARDVSEESGVRVAVAPQAAHIDAVAETGVETWAQHVSPVEHGSHTGSTLAEAAADAGAVGTLLNHSENRLKLADIDASLEAAERTDLETIVCANNPDQIAAAAALGPDAVAVEPPELIGTGTPVSQADPDVVTGAVEAAAAVDEDVDVLCGAGISTGDDVVAAGDLGASGVLLASGVAKADDPRAALEDLVEPL; encoded by the coding sequence ATGTTCGTTCTCGTCAACCTGAAGGCGTACCCGTGCGATCCGATCGAGGTCGCCGAAGCAGCGCGCGACGTCAGCGAGGAGTCCGGCGTCAGAGTCGCCGTCGCTCCACAGGCCGCCCACATCGACGCCGTCGCCGAGACGGGCGTCGAGACGTGGGCCCAGCACGTCAGCCCCGTCGAGCACGGCAGCCACACCGGCAGCACGCTCGCGGAGGCCGCCGCGGACGCGGGCGCCGTCGGCACGCTGCTCAACCACTCCGAGAACCGGCTGAAGCTGGCCGACATCGACGCCTCGCTGGAGGCGGCCGAGCGGACCGACCTGGAGACCATCGTCTGTGCGAACAACCCCGATCAGATCGCGGCCGCCGCGGCGCTGGGCCCGGACGCCGTCGCCGTCGAGCCGCCGGAGCTGATCGGCACGGGCACGCCCGTCAGTCAGGCCGACCCCGACGTGGTCACCGGCGCGGTCGAGGCCGCCGCGGCCGTCGACGAGGACGTGGACGTGCTCTGCGGCGCCGGCATCTCCACGGGCGACGACGTCGTCGCCGCCGGCGACCTCGGGGCCTCCGGCGTCCTCCTGGCCAGCGGGGTCGCCAAGGCCGACGACCCGCGGGCGGCGCTGGAGGACCTGGTCGAACCGCTGTAA
- a CDS encoding multiprotein bridging factor aMBF1 has product MVQCEMCGTDVASPNRVKIEGAELDVCDECTEFGTEVRTEDTSSTSTKYSTSSSSDSSGGSSGGSSGGSTGGSGGSGGGGRRRDMFDEMDEIVQDYDERIRTARESGGLSQEELADQLNEKASLIRKLEQGDMLPSDDVQEKLESALGIELSTGGGGDEDAEWSGGSSSGEYTLGDVVKRKD; this is encoded by the coding sequence ATGGTTCAGTGTGAGATGTGCGGGACTGACGTCGCCTCCCCGAACCGGGTCAAGATCGAGGGCGCGGAACTGGACGTCTGCGACGAGTGCACCGAGTTCGGTACGGAGGTCCGCACGGAGGACACGTCGAGCACCTCGACGAAGTACTCCACCAGCAGCTCCTCGGACAGCAGCGGCGGGAGCTCCGGGGGTTCTTCCGGCGGTTCGACGGGTGGGTCCGGCGGCTCCGGGGGCGGCGGCCGCCGTCGGGACATGTTCGACGAGATGGACGAGATCGTGCAGGACTACGACGAGCGGATCCGTACCGCCCGCGAGTCCGGAGGTCTGAGCCAGGAGGAGCTGGCCGACCAGCTCAACGAGAAGGCCAGCCTGATCCGCAAGCTCGAGCAGGGCGACATGCTCCCCAGCGACGACGTCCAGGAGAAACTGGAGAGCGCCCTCGGGATCGAACTCAGCACCGGTGGCGGCGGCGACGAGGACGCGGAGTGGAGCGGGGGTTCCTCGAGCGGCGAGTACACGCTCGGCGACGTCGTCAAGCGCAAGGATTAG